Genomic window (Euleptes europaea isolate rEulEur1 chromosome 8, rEulEur1.hap1, whole genome shotgun sequence):
gcccctacccaggctccaccctcaaatctcccaggatttcccagcctgaattggcaaccctagtgcattcTATGATCATGCGGACAGTCCACTGTTTGCATCAATGCGTATGCACACTGGCTCATTATGCTAAAATCAACGTGCATCAGTCAGGGACGGAGCCTggccccatagaatcatagagttggaaggggccacacaggccatccagtccaaccccctgcttaatgcaggatcagcctagcgcatccctgacaagtgcttgtccagcctctgcttaaaggctgccagtgagggggagctcgccatcTCCCTacatagctgattccactgttgaacaactccttACTgtaaatatccagctggtacctttccacccacaatttaaacccattattgtgagtcctatcctctgctgccaataggaacagctccctgccctcctctaagtggcagccgttcggatacttcaagagagccatcatgtcccccctcagcctttcctcgtagggcttggtctccaggcccctgatcatcctcatcgctctcctctgcacctgctcaattctgcccacatcttttttgaagtgaggcctccagaactgcacgcaatactccaggtgcggcctgagcAAGTCAGTGTACAATCACATGGACTCAGCAGCCTTATAACAGGACAGGGGAAAACCTGTATGCCATCCCAGTCTCCTTGGAGGGAAGATGGGAATGCTTCAACAATAGATAATATCATTCTTCTCcctctcaaatagggttgccagctctgggttgggaaatacctggagatttgggtgttggagtctgaggagggcagggtttggggagaggagggacttcaatgccatagagtccaattgcccaagcggccatttttctccaagagaaccgatctctgtcggctggagatcagttgtaatagtgggagacctccatcccccaacctggaggttggcaacccgactctCAGACCTTTGATTTGAAGATTCTTCTTTATAAATACAGGATGCTGTTAGCTTCCGTCAGCCCTTATTTCAGAGATATCTTCATAAATTCCAACGGGTGGCAAAACAAGGGACTCCAACTCAAAGGCATGGCCTCCTCCACTCTCCACCATCTCCTGAATTACCTCTACACGGAAGAGCTCTCCCTCACTCTAGAGACGGCCCTGGATCTGTTCACCGCAGCTGGGAAGTTCCAGATCCTCCCACTGAAAGAAATAGCTGGAAGGTAATGCTGGTGGCCTTCCTTAAGTTTGCAAGTTTCTCATACCGTGGCCACGCTGCTCTCAGCTTCGCGAACATAAGAATTTGAATGTTTCTGAACATTCCAGTACTTCCAGAgctagcgtagtgtagtggttaagagcagtggtttggacgtTTTTCGCGCGCGTTCTTCAACACTAGCCTCGCCTTAGTCTTTTATTTTAGCcactagggtcagttcagccttgatttgatctataacccactgatgttggaagtttgcaaaccattggGAGGAACAGAGGGGCGCTAATATTTGCCTAAAAAACGCCAACTCTGGTCACAgctgatttggaaaaaaaaaaacaggtcctGTCCCAtcctcctgctcccaagaggccaCACACACCCACTCGCACTCACTCCAGGAAaatggcggggaggaggaggacgtATAATAGGAGAGCtccctggctggaggaggaggtggacaTCCTCCTCTATTTTCTGGAGAGTCGATGGTACTCATTCGAGGCCTTGGACCGCCCCAAGGAGCACAGTTTGTCTGTTTTTGGACAGGTCTCCCAGGTtcccaggagtggggaaccaaacccggttctccactcctccacatgagcagcggatgctcatctggagaaccgggcttgattccccactcctccaaatgagcggcagactctaatctggtgaaccaggttgggttccccactcctgcacatgaagccagctgggtgatcctgggctagtcaaagctctcttagagctctctcagccccacctacctcacagggtgtctgttgtggggaggggaagggaaggtgattgtaagccagtttgattcttctgtaagtggtagagaaagctggcatataaaaaccaactctccttcttctacagCTAGCACTGCTTGTTTTCTCTTTTGTCCTGTCAGgtttctggagaaaaatgtcacccTGAACAACTGCCTAAGCCTTTATCACCTGTCTCACGAACATGGTCATCAAGCTCTGCAGCAAGCGGCCTTGGGCTACATCAGCCAACACTTTGGACACCTTGCTGAGAAAGATGACTTTCTGAGCCTGGAATTCAACCCAATGGTCGGCCTGATCAGCTCCGGCAGCCTGGAAGTGGACTCCGAGCTGACAGTCTACCAAGCCGTCCGCAGCTGGGCAGAGCACGAGACGGCAACACGCCTCCCGCTATTTACGGAGCTGCTGCAGCACGTCCGCTTCCCCCTGCTGACTCCCAGGGAGGTCATGGAAGTCCAAGCCGACATCTCAGAGTATTACAGGCACCTGCGTCTGCGGTGGAAGGAGCTGGACGGGGCAGGAAGGCTGCTGGAGAGCGGGGGGCTCAGGAAGGGCATGTACAATGACTGTTTTGTCTGCGTGGAGCTCCATGAAAACTGGACCCAGGATGGAGACAGCCCGCACTCTTACCTGCACTGTTTTGACCCTCACGCAGAGAAGTGGGAGAACTTGCCACCACTGAGGTATCTGAGTTATTCCGGATGCACATCCTTGGATTTCAGACTTTATCTGTCCGGAGGCCAGACGGGGGACTGCACTTTCGTCGACAGCCTGTATGAGTACAATGCTTTGACGGGCCAGTGGACTCAGCTTCCATCAATGTCCACCCCCCGGGCAGTGCATCCCTTGCTAGCTTGCGACATGAAGCTCTACGCTCTGGGAGGCTGCGGCGATAAGGGTCCGCTGACTTCTGCCGAGGCCTTCAGCGTGAGCCAGGGCGCCTGGGCTCCCATCTCTAACGTGCCCCTCGCTTTGATGTACCCAGCTTCCGCTGTCCTCAAGAATAAGCTGTACCTCGTAGGAGGGAAGGCCTCCAAGAGCTACAGGGGCCTGCTTATCTATGACACCAAGACCGATTGGTGGAATGAGGTGCTCATGGAGTTCGCCTGCTATGGAGCGGCCGCCGTCTCGGTCAGCACCGGGGTGTACGTTATCGGTGGGTACACAGAGGAAAGGGACAGTTTCCTGGCCCACAGTGCGGTGGCCACAGAGGACATCCCTTTCACCACCAAAGGGAGCTTTTATCTCCAGGAAGATGGTCGAGTCGACTGGGAAGTCACCATCCCCGAGCTGCCGGTGGCCTTGACTTTCGCTTGTGCGGTGGAACAGCGAGGGAAGATTTACCTGCTAGCTGGCAAAGACGATAATCGCTCGTACAACACCTGTTACAGCTGGGTGCCACAGGACTCGAGCTGGACCCAGTGCCCGGAGGAAATCCCCACGAGCAATGAGGGGAGGATATTCAACTGCGCAGTCTTGAAGATGCCCAAAAAGCCGATCCGGTTCCTTCTCCTGGAGACTTCAGTGGCCTCGACAGTCGTCGGGGTGGATGAGACCAAGAAAGGGCAATTGAATTCTTCTTCCAGGGAGGGCTGCAGCCTTAACTGCTGCTGGGGTGGGCGATAGTCTACTGTAGACCCCCTCTACTGTAATGAAACCCCATAAGAAAGATCTTAAAATGGGACTGCTCTTCGCCTCCAGATTCCTTTTTATTTCCTGGCCACTGTACATGAAATAATGAACTGCTTGGGGTGGACGTGATCACTAAGCATCACCCCATGTTGTTGGCCTCACCACTAGCTACAAAATGATTGCGTCTGTCCTAGACTCTTATTAAAAGCCTTTGGGATCTACACTAATATTTGGCTATTTTCTCCATTGCTCAACTAGAagtgctttctttctttcacttctAGCCTGCCCTTCCTCAGATGCTCTGtatgcacaaagctgccttatcccaCGCCAAACCATTTGCCCATCTAGTCCATCAGCGACTACATTGACAGGCTGCCGATCTCcaggatttcagaaaggtatttCCCGACATCTGAAATCCTTTCTGCCATTGAACCTGGAATTGTTCCAGTACAAAGTATGAGCTCTTCCATTGATCTGTAGCCCCTCAGTGTAGCTTAGGCAATGTTTTCATCAAGGCAGTTTCTCCAAGCCCAAGAACAACATTATCTCATTTACTCGGGAATCATGGTCATTTTGGTCGTCACATTGACCAACCTGAATAAAGCACATAATTGCTTGCTCTGTGCCCCCTCTTTGCATCTCTGCAGTCAAATGCATCCCTTTAAATTACCAACATTGGATAGAAATGCAGTGTCTGCTTTTTGATCCTGCCCAGTCAGCATTAAGCTGTTTGAAAAGCGATGTCAAGAACCGATTACAGCATTAGCTGGGTTCATGGGCAGACACCAAAGGCACATAGAGATTCTTAAGTAGTCCTCCTAAACTAAAAAAAAGTcaaatttactttttttaaaaatgtgcttttaaaattagaggcagcagcagcaacggATGAGTAGTGGCTACTGGAGAAACTAAATGTGTGAGAAAGTGGTATTGTTGCGCAAATTGGATGTATCCAAATTCACTTAAATGCAGCCAAGCAATGGTCCAACTGGGAGGAGTTTGAGCATCACTACTCTTGATGAGGATTTCAAAACCAGGACTTGAAGGGAGTCTGGTTCACCTGAACCATGATTCACATCGGTGTTGATGTAGTCTTTCACTGTTCTCAAGAGGTGATTCACTACAAGAATGGaaaggagatttggggagggattgaTTGatcaggtgaccccccccccaaaaaaaaatcttttaatggCAGTTAAAAGCTTGAACACTGAGGTCTGCATCAGACCGCTCCACAACTGTTTCATTTTGTTTACTTGTAACCCATACTATCCATTCGTTGCCAAACTGGTGAGAAAATACATTGCACATTATTATTGTGATATTCTGCAAGGAGCTCTGGGCAGAATTCACCGTCCCTTTTAATCCGTACAATAACTGTGTGAGGAAAGTTAGGctgaggggtttggggggggggagatcatccagtgagcttcataactgagtgggaatttgacccCCAATCTCTATGGGTTTAGTCTATCCtctagcagtggttcccaaactttttgggccatcgccttcttggttccacaaactcaaccccagcgccccctactctatccaccaacacagttgaaggggcccacctctagcaccccccttgcctcttagtgccccccctaggtaatcccaccactcCCTGGGGGGGTgcttcccactttgggaaccactgctctacagtaTACTGACACAGTATTGAAAAGTAAAGAACAATtgagggttggatcccacagattaTCTCTACTGACAGAAGGAATTTCCATCAATGAAGTGGGACATTCTTGCCTCCCCCTCTTAATGCAGCCTTAAAGGATCCCTtaaagaagctaaaataactaaactgaggctatcgtattttggtcacgtcatgagatgacaagagtcactggagaagacagtcatgctaggaaaagttgagggcagcagaaaaagaggaagacccaacaagagatggattgactcaataaaggaagccacagccctcaatttgcaggatctgagcagggctgtcaaggataggacattttggaggactttcattcatagggtcgccatgagtcggaagcgacttgacggcacttaacacacacacacacacacacacacaaaagaacggcagctttaaaaataattaaatcagCAATGGGTTTCATTATAATATCCTCATTTACGCAAGGGAATCCTTACAGCTCGTAGGTTTCTGTGGTACCATCAGGGAAGAGATTTCTGTacacagtttgcaaaacctggtatgtgctttgggttgccaacctccccgtaatagctggagatctcctgctgttacaactgatctccacctgatagagatcagatcacctggagaaaatggccactttggcaattggactctatggcattgaagtcccttccctccacaaaccccgccctcctcaggttccaccccaaaatcttcccgccggtggtgaagagggacctggtgtcCTTATACGGACTACCGCTGCGTTTTTTCTAGCCAAGAGGGGAAAGACTGAAGGAAATGCAGCAGGTGAGGGCATTATTGGTCTAAGAGCTGAAGGAACAGAGAATGTGAAGTTAAGCGATCAAGACTGCTGTGGCCCAGCAGACAATAATAGCCAGATAAGTGGCAAGAGAGTGGAGAAATTGCATTTGACGGCTGCTGCAAGCAAAGTTGCTTACAACAAGTGCAATCAGCTGCGATGGGTTGATACCTACAGGAGCTGGCGCACCGTCGATTCCATCAGCAGTTCAGTGCATACCGGGAATACCTGGCAGGCGTCAGAAGGGAAAGGCAGCAGGTGTGCCAATCTAGTGCAAGGGTGCCCAAATTGTCTATGTGTTTTTGATCATGggacaggattagggttgccaggtccctcttcgccaccagcgggaggtttttggggcagagcctgaggagggtggggtttagggaggggagggacttcaatgccatagagtccaatggccaaagtggccattttctccaggggaactgatctttagtGGCTGCAGATccgtagtaatagcaggagatctccagctagaacctgggggttggcagccctagacatgATACCAAATGCCAGCCattaaaacaggaaggaaggTCGTGGGGAGAgagcctgcattgtgcagggtctCCTGAGTGAGTTGCGATagaagaacctaagaacataagaaaagcaatgatggatcagaccaaggcccatcaagtccagcagtctgttcacacggtggccaaccaggtgcctctaggaagccacaaacaagacgactgcagcagtaccatcctgcctgtgttccacggcacctaatatgataggcgtgctcctctgatcctggagagaataggcatgcatcatgactaaggccgacaacctccagataatagctggagatctcctgatattacaactgatctccagacgatagagatcagttcacctggagaaaatggccgctttggcaattggactctatggcattgaagtccctcccctccccaaaccccaccctcctcagactccaccccaaaaaatctgcaggtatttcccaccacaaaactggcaaccctaaccatgactagtattcattttgactagcagccatggatagccctctcctccttgaacatgcccactcccctcttaaagccttccaaattggcagccatcaccacatcctggggcagggagttgcacaatttaactttgtgtgaaggaatacttccttttatctgttttgaatctctcactctccagcttcagcagaattTGTCTCTGTACACTCTGCAAATATAGACACGTTGCGATCCCAAGCTGGAGTCAGGTGCACAGGGGTGTTTTTGGCCCTGATGCCAcaaaggacacatgaacacatgaagctgccttatactaaatcagaccattggtccatcaaggtcaatattgtctactcagactggcagcagctctccaaggcctcaggcagaggtctttcacatcacctgcagcCTGGCCATTTtgactggagacgctggggattggttctgggaccttatgcatgcaaaacagatgctctgccactgagccacggcccctacccaGGAGAAGCAATGTTCTCATTCCCAATCACCAAGTGTGAATGATATGCCTTCAGTTATTTTATCAAATCAAAGGGTGTCCAGGAGACATTTTGGATAGGATCTAAACCTGCCCCTTAGCCCTTATGATCCCTGATTCAtgtacacacgaacacatgaagctgccctatactgaatcagacccttggtccatcaaagtcagtaccatctactcaaaccggcagcggctctccagggtctcaggcaggggtctttcacatcacctacttgcctggtccctttaactggagatgccagggattgaacctgggacctcctgtatgccaagcagatgcactgagccacagccccttcttggTATACGTGGGTTATACCATTTCTTAATAATTTTACTATGCTTATACCCTCCTTTATTTTGACCCATCAAACCTAAGAGGAGCCACTGGGCCCTATAACGGACATGTATTTATAGACACACCACAACCTTAACACACTGCCGCCACCCTGCTTTAGAGGCTCTGAAACAGGTCGTGCCTTTGCACCAAATTTAGAAACTGCAAATATTTCCCTTGTAGGCAACCAGGTGTGGGAGAAATCTTGATACAAGATTGCCTTCACAGCAGAGAAGCCTTGCCATAAACGCAGCTTGAGTCAGAGAGGAGCCAGACAGAGAGGAAGGTTGAGGGAAAGAACGGGGATGAAGTTAGGATCTTGAAGGAAAGTGGGATCTGAGGCTAGAGAAGGGGAAGCCAGGGACTGGGGGTTAGGTTCTGAACAGCCGAGAgacggaggggggagagagagagagaaagcatgaTAGGACAAATATGGGGGATGACATTTTCACACAGTTTTGCAAAGCAGGGTATATAAATAATGCATGCATAAGTGCTTATTATTTAGAACCCATGGTGCAGAGAACCCATACATTGTCCCATCCTCTGTGCCACCTTTTCACGGTCCCCAGACCCACCCCGGCACTGTCTTCTCCCTTATTCATTTCAccagaagagttgctttttataccccgcttttctctaccttaaggagtctcaaagcagcttacaatcacaatccctacctctccccacaacaggcaccttgtgaggtaggtggggctgagagtgtttggagaggaggaggaggaggaggaggaggagaagaagaagaagaagaagaagaagaggagttggtttttatatgctgactttctctaccacttaaagaagcaTCAAACCTTAcgatcttacaatcgccttcccttcccttccccacaacagatacttgtgaggtaggtggggctgagagagctctgagagatctgtgactagcccaaggtcactgagcaggcttcctatgtaggagcggggaatcaaaccctgttctccggattagagtccacatctcttaaccactacaccatgctggctctcacaactTCAGTTTCAAAAAGTCGGAATGATTACCATTTGTCATCCCTGTGTTTTTTatggtcctttttaaaaaaattgagaatGGGATCAGGGAAGATGCTTTCAAACGCATCCGGTAAACCACACTACAGATGTCTTGAGTGCGTGCGTTGTTCATTTTTTAAGCATTTTGCAAGTGTGTGATGTTCTCTGGGACGGTTGGCCACAGGTGGTAGATGAGCTTGTTTACATATAGATGCTCCCCGAAAAGATCCATAATTGAATGGAACTGCAATAGTAATGCTGGGGAAGGAAGTGAGAATCACTTTTGCTTTCAGAACAAAACATGTGGAGGTTGATTGCGGACTAGCAGCTGGGCCCTCCAAAGTTCCCGACACACCTGGCATGTTTTATAAAGCCCGCTCTTCTCTGCCACTGTGTAAAATTTCTTGGCAAGTATGGCGGAAGACGAAAACAATGCAGAGCTCGCGAGTTACAAAAATCAATTATCCTAACAACGGCTGAGTTCGCCACACCCTCTGTTTGGTTCACATTTGGGATGAAAGAGAGTTGATCAACCTTGACAAGATTGAATGTCTTGACTCACCTTCTTTCAACCCATGATTGGCAGAGGTGCATTGAACTGGGTAAACCATgggggttgtaattctgggggagcgtcaacatgatgtagtggttaagactctaacccccagaagtgccgcatcgtcatggctgctttagcactttgAGTGCTAAATTGGCCGTGGCGATGTGTTGCTTCcatggtaaacccggaagtgaagtCATCGCGTGTGTCcccagcccctaaaacctcccaccaattgaGCGGGTAGACCTGACGAtcctggagaaaggtgggatataaatgaagtaaataagtaataaatatagctgaagatgggaggcggataaaaggtaggttggcgaatggctgagaaggagagaatgagtcaagaaaaggggagaggatgtgagcgttgccaggaggagggaaagaggaaatagtgtggggtggtagatacaggggaaagtaaggtgcAACCCCAAAacgtccttgagggttccctgccatgcaagtgggcctgactCAGTggtcagcaccacacaactgggccatcgTTTTCATAGGTAGAGTCTGTTGGGTGGAAGCTGCagacagagggacagataaaggtaggtttgctgtttggtgggaaggagagaaggaagcaggaagtggggagggggtctGGGGGCTttcggggaagggaaagagagggggaatgagatgctcctg
Coding sequences:
- the LOC130481738 gene encoding kelch-like protein 12, giving the protein MDSQKDSDEEGAEKSPQSHQTYLCQGLKQLYQAQQLCDVILEVEGKSFPCHQMLLASVSPYFRDIFINSNGWQNKGLQLKGMASSTLHHLLNYLYTEELSLTLETALDLFTAAGKFQILPLKEIAGRFLEKNVTLNNCLSLYHLSHEHGHQALQQAALGYISQHFGHLAEKDDFLSLEFNPMVGLISSGSLEVDSELTVYQAVRSWAEHETATRLPLFTELLQHVRFPLLTPREVMEVQADISEYYRHLRLRWKELDGAGRLLESGGLRKGMYNDCFVCVELHENWTQDGDSPHSYLHCFDPHAEKWENLPPLRYLSYSGCTSLDFRLYLSGGQTGDCTFVDSLYEYNALTGQWTQLPSMSTPRAVHPLLACDMKLYALGGCGDKGPLTSAEAFSVSQGAWAPISNVPLALMYPASAVLKNKLYLVGGKASKSYRGLLIYDTKTDWWNEVLMEFACYGAAAVSVSTGVYVIGGYTEERDSFLAHSAVATEDIPFTTKGSFYLQEDGRVDWEVTIPELPVALTFACAVEQRGKIYLLAGKDDNRSYNTCYSWVPQDSSWTQCPEEIPTSNEGRIFNCAVLKMPKKPIRFLLLETSVASTVVGVDETKKGQLNSSSREGCSLNCCWGGR